One window of Sphingobium sp. HWE2-09 genomic DNA carries:
- a CDS encoding acyl-CoA dehydrogenase family protein codes for MSYDPNARTADLLVRLRTFMDAHVYPNEKLYYEEVATGDRWAHVTLIDRLKPLAKAAGLWNLFLPQSGHGAGLSNLEYAPLCEEMGRVHWCPAVFNCAAPDTGNMETLERFGTDAHKERWLKPMLAGDMRSAFAMTEPAVASSDATNIESSIVRDGDDYVVNGRKWWISGMGEADCALLIFIGKTDPHAAKHQQQSMILIPRDTPGITVLRPMSIFGYDDAPHGHMEIAFENVRVPATNMLLGEGRGFEIAQARLGPGRIHHCMRMIGMAERALEAMCRRVKSRVAFGKPLAEQGVIVERIANSRILIDQARLLTLHAAHRMDMVGNKGAKAEIAMIKVAAPNMACQVIDWAMQAHGAAGVSQDFFLASYYAHARKIRFADGPDEVHRHQLGRLELAKYD; via the coding sequence ATGAGCTACGATCCCAATGCAAGGACCGCCGATCTGTTGGTCCGGCTGCGCACCTTCATGGACGCGCATGTCTATCCCAACGAAAAACTCTATTATGAGGAGGTCGCGACCGGCGACCGCTGGGCGCATGTCACGCTGATCGATCGTTTGAAGCCGCTGGCGAAGGCGGCTGGGCTGTGGAACCTGTTCCTGCCGCAAAGCGGCCATGGCGCAGGCTTGTCCAACCTTGAATATGCGCCGCTGTGCGAAGAGATGGGCCGGGTCCACTGGTGCCCGGCGGTGTTCAATTGCGCTGCGCCCGACACTGGCAATATGGAAACGCTGGAACGCTTCGGCACCGATGCGCATAAGGAGCGCTGGCTGAAGCCGATGCTGGCGGGTGACATGCGCTCCGCCTTCGCCATGACCGAACCGGCGGTCGCCTCTTCCGACGCGACCAATATCGAAAGCTCCATCGTCCGCGACGGCGATGATTATGTCGTTAACGGCCGCAAATGGTGGATATCGGGTATGGGCGAAGCGGACTGCGCGCTCTTGATTTTCATAGGCAAGACCGATCCCCATGCGGCCAAGCACCAGCAGCAATCGATGATCCTGATCCCGCGCGACACGCCCGGCATCACCGTACTGCGGCCGATGAGCATTTTTGGCTATGATGACGCGCCCCACGGCCATATGGAAATAGCGTTCGAGAATGTCCGCGTGCCCGCGACCAACATGCTACTGGGTGAAGGACGCGGGTTCGAAATCGCGCAGGCGCGCCTGGGGCCGGGACGCATCCATCATTGTATGCGGATGATCGGTATGGCCGAACGCGCGCTCGAAGCCATGTGTCGGCGGGTGAAATCCCGCGTCGCCTTCGGCAAGCCGCTGGCCGAACAGGGCGTCATCGTCGAACGCATCGCCAATAGCCGCATCCTGATCGATCAGGCGCGGCTGCTGACGCTTCATGCCGCGCATCGCATGGACATGGTCGGCAACAAGGGCGCGAAGGCGGAAATCGCGATGATCAAGGTCGCCGCACCCAATATGGCCTGCCAGGTGATCGACTGGGCGATGCAGGCCCATGGCGCGGCGGGGGTCAGCCAGGATTTCTTCCTCGCCAGCTATTATGCCCATGCCCGCAAGATCCGCTTCGCGGACGGACCGGACGAGGTGCACCGCCATCAGCTTGGCCGCCTGGAATTGGCGAAATATGACTGA
- a CDS encoding 3-hydroxyacyl-CoA dehydrogenase NAD-binding domain-containing protein, translating into MSDTVSFHVHGAIAEAVIDNPPVNATSASVRQGLAEAIRRTETDPQIAALVIRCENETFIAGADIKEFGQPMAEPLLPAVIAQMDAATKPIVAALHGTVLGGGFEVALACHYRIAVPDAMFGFPEVKLGIVPGAGGTQRTPRLAGLETAIRLTTQGGRIDAGEALAHGLIDAIADSGDLPAAARAYAEKLVAEGKGPRSAGALPMPADDPDLFAQLSNSLSKKMRGQTAPLKILEAIRLGYTLDFDTALARELDLCRESIAGPQSKALRHIFAAERAVARIPGLPADMPVRPVDRVGVIGLGVMGRGIVMAVASAGLPVIAIGLDQTHIDAAMKAIGKLWSASVAKGSLTQAAMDKRLALITTSDDPRDLITTQLVIEAVTEELDTKKDVFATLGRVTQPGTILASNTSFLDIDALAEASGRPEDVCGMHFFNPAHVMRLLEDVRAARTEPDVVATIMGLGKRIGKLPVLSGVCDGFIVNRMLSKRSREAFFLVEEGASPAAIDAIVFGFGFPMGPFALGDLAGLDVQAAARKARAAKATDRERRADFVEQMVAQGRLGQKTGSGWYLYDEKRKASPNPQTDAMIAAHADRHGLTLRDVGEKEIEARLLYAMVNEGAKLLGEGVAARPQEIDVAMVNGLGWPGYTGGPMFWADQIGLDTLLATIERFRAEQGDAYWTPAPLLVQYVAEGRGFYP; encoded by the coding sequence ATGTCCGATACAGTCAGCTTCCACGTCCACGGCGCGATCGCCGAAGCGGTAATCGACAATCCACCGGTCAACGCGACCTCCGCCAGCGTGCGCCAAGGCCTTGCCGAAGCGATCCGGCGGACCGAGACAGACCCGCAAATCGCCGCCCTTGTCATTCGTTGCGAGAACGAAACATTTATCGCCGGGGCCGACATCAAGGAATTTGGCCAGCCGATGGCCGAACCGCTTCTCCCCGCCGTCATCGCGCAGATGGACGCCGCGACCAAGCCGATCGTCGCGGCGCTCCACGGTACGGTGCTGGGCGGCGGGTTCGAAGTGGCGCTGGCCTGCCATTATCGTATCGCCGTGCCGGACGCGATGTTCGGCTTTCCGGAGGTCAAGCTCGGCATCGTGCCGGGTGCCGGGGGCACCCAGCGCACGCCGCGTCTGGCGGGCCTGGAGACCGCGATCCGGCTGACGACGCAGGGCGGCCGGATCGATGCTGGCGAAGCGCTGGCCCATGGCCTGATCGACGCGATCGCGGACAGCGGCGACCTTCCTGCCGCTGCGCGCGCCTATGCGGAAAAACTGGTGGCGGAGGGTAAAGGGCCGCGCAGCGCTGGCGCTTTGCCGATGCCCGCGGACGATCCCGACTTGTTCGCACAACTGTCCAACTCGCTGTCCAAAAAAATGCGCGGGCAGACGGCACCGTTGAAAATCCTGGAAGCGATCCGGCTGGGTTACACGCTGGATTTCGACACGGCGCTGGCACGCGAACTGGATTTGTGCCGCGAAAGCATCGCCGGACCGCAGTCGAAAGCGCTGCGCCACATATTCGCCGCTGAACGCGCCGTCGCCCGCATCCCCGGCCTGCCTGCCGATATGCCCGTACGTCCGGTCGATCGCGTCGGCGTCATCGGCCTGGGTGTCATGGGGCGCGGGATCGTCATGGCGGTCGCGAGCGCGGGCCTCCCCGTCATCGCGATCGGCCTCGATCAAACTCACATCGATGCCGCGATGAAAGCGATCGGCAAGCTATGGTCTGCTTCCGTCGCCAAGGGTAGCCTGACCCAGGCGGCGATGGACAAGCGCCTGGCGCTCATCACCACCAGCGACGACCCGCGCGACCTCATCACCACCCAGTTGGTCATAGAGGCGGTGACGGAGGAGTTGGACACCAAGAAGGATGTATTCGCCACGCTGGGTCGGGTGACTCAACCCGGCACGATCCTCGCCTCCAACACCAGCTTCCTCGACATCGACGCGCTGGCCGAGGCGTCGGGGCGGCCGGAGGATGTGTGCGGGATGCATTTCTTCAACCCCGCTCATGTCATGCGCCTGCTGGAAGATGTCCGCGCGGCCAGGACAGAGCCGGATGTCGTCGCGACGATTATGGGACTGGGCAAGCGGATCGGGAAACTGCCTGTGCTGTCGGGCGTATGCGATGGCTTCATCGTCAACCGGATGCTGTCCAAACGTTCGCGCGAAGCCTTTTTCCTGGTGGAAGAAGGCGCCAGCCCTGCGGCGATCGATGCGATAGTGTTTGGCTTCGGCTTTCCGATGGGGCCGTTCGCGCTGGGCGATCTGGCGGGGCTGGACGTGCAGGCCGCCGCGCGCAAGGCCCGCGCCGCCAAAGCCACTGACCGCGAACGGCGTGCCGATTTCGTCGAACAGATGGTGGCGCAGGGGCGGCTCGGGCAAAAGACGGGATCGGGCTGGTATCTCTATGACGAGAAGCGCAAGGCCAGCCCCAATCCGCAGACCGACGCGATGATCGCCGCTCACGCCGATCGTCATGGCCTCACGCTGCGCGACGTTGGCGAGAAGGAGATCGAGGCGCGACTGCTCTACGCGATGGTCAATGAAGGCGCGAAGCTGCTGGGCGAAGGCGTTGCCGCTCGTCCGCAGGAAATCGACGTGGCGATGGTCAACGGGCTGGGCTGGCCTGGCTATACGGGCGGCCCGATGTTCTGGGCCGACCAGATCGGCCTCGACACGCTATTGGCGACGATCGAACGCTTCCGCGCCGAGCAGGGCGACGCCTATTGGACGCCTGCGCCCTTGCTCGTCCAATATGTGGCCGAGGGGCGGGGGTTCTACCCATGA
- a CDS encoding phosphotransferase family protein: MTEAGAARTLDMARLVPWLWDHVPGAHGMIGARKFEGGQSNPTYLLSVDGVDRFVLRRKPDGMLLPSAHAIEREYRVTAALQHTAVPVARPIALCADSDIVGTPFFVMDYAKGRNFWDARLPDLSPVERGAIYDEMNRVLAALHAIDPTAVGLSDYGRPGHYFARQVARWTQQYRATETRRIDAMERLIAWLPAHDPGMEASRIVHGDFRNDNMIFADDGPRILAVLDWELSTLGHPLADLAQHMMAWRVPSEGYRGLSDASLPALGIPTEAEYLRRYGDRSGLGVIDPDHWRYALVFAMFRNAGIRQGVYRRALDGNASSEAAASHGARAEEIADLAWRIADGEADASL; the protein is encoded by the coding sequence ATGACTGAGGCGGGGGCCGCCCGCACGCTCGATATGGCGCGGCTGGTCCCGTGGTTGTGGGATCATGTGCCGGGCGCACATGGTATGATCGGCGCGCGGAAATTCGAAGGGGGCCAGTCGAACCCCACCTATCTGCTGTCGGTCGATGGCGTCGATCGCTTCGTGCTGCGTCGGAAGCCCGACGGTATGTTGTTGCCGTCCGCCCATGCCATCGAACGCGAATATCGTGTGACCGCTGCCCTCCAGCATACGGCTGTGCCGGTCGCCCGTCCGATCGCGCTGTGCGCAGATAGCGATATCGTCGGCACGCCATTCTTCGTGATGGACTATGCAAAGGGCCGCAACTTCTGGGACGCGCGCCTGCCCGATCTGTCGCCTGTCGAACGCGGCGCCATCTATGACGAGATGAACCGGGTACTGGCCGCACTCCATGCCATCGATCCGACAGCGGTCGGCCTGTCCGATTATGGGCGCCCCGGCCATTATTTCGCCCGGCAGGTCGCGCGCTGGACGCAACAATATCGTGCCACCGAAACCCGGCGGATCGATGCAATGGAGCGGCTGATCGCGTGGCTGCCCGCCCATGATCCGGGGATGGAGGCGAGCCGGATCGTCCATGGCGATTTCCGCAACGACAATATGATCTTCGCTGACGATGGCCCGCGCATCCTCGCCGTGCTTGATTGGGAACTTTCGACACTTGGCCACCCGCTAGCCGATCTGGCCCAACATATGATGGCGTGGCGTGTGCCTAGCGAGGGCTATCGCGGCCTGTCCGATGCCAGTCTCCCTGCGCTCGGCATTCCTACCGAGGCGGAGTATCTGCGCCGCTATGGCGATCGCAGCGGCTTGGGCGTTATCGATCCCGACCATTGGCGCTATGCGCTCGTCTTCGCGATGTTCCGCAATGCCGGGATCCGGCAAGGCGTCTATCGCCGCGCGCTCGACGGCAATGCGTCGAGCGAAGCGGCGGCCAGCCACGGCGCGCGCGCGGAAGAGATTGCCGACCTCGCCTGGCGCATAGCCGATGGAGAAGCAGATGCCAGCTTGTGA